One segment of Eriocheir sinensis breed Jianghai 21 chromosome 69, ASM2467909v1, whole genome shotgun sequence DNA contains the following:
- the LOC126988545 gene encoding 3-hydroxyacyl-CoA dehydrogenase type-2-like → MLKGVVGLVTGGASGLGRATVEHFLKQGGRVVMCDLPSSQGSKIVEELGSEDLVFAPTDVTSPSDVEAALMVCRGKFGRLDVTVNCAGIGVANKIFSHNKGTIHSFEDFMRVQTVNLGGTFNVTRLAVAFMAENEPNEDGQRGVVVNTASIAAFDGQIGQAAYAASKGGIVGLTLPVARDLAVVGIRVCTIAPGLFRTPLLEALPEKVQTFLAKTVPFPPRLGHPSEYARMVEAIVTNPMMNGEVVRLDGALRMQA, encoded by the exons GGAGTCGTTGGTTTGGTCACAGGGGGCGCCTCTGGGCTGGGCCGAGCGACGGTTGAGCACTTTCTCAAGCAAGGAGGTCGCGTGGTGATGTGCGACCTTCCGAGTTCACAGGGGTCAAAGATCGTGGAGGAGTTGGGCAGCGAGGATCTGGTGTTCGCCCCAACGGAT gtcACCTCCCCCAGCGATGTCGAGGCGGCGCTGATGGTGTGCCGCGGGAAGTTCGGCCGCCTGGATGTGACTGTGAACTGTGCCGGCATTGGGGTCGCGAACAAGATCTTCAGCCACAACAAGGGCACCATCCACTCCTTCGAGGACTTCATGCGAGTTCAGACG GTCAACCTTGGCGGAACCTTCAATGTGACCCGACTGGCCGTTGCGTTCATGGCGGAGAATGAACCCAATGAGGATGGACAGCGCGGGGTGGTTGTAAACACGGCCAGCATCGCGGCGTTCGACGGACAGATAGGCCAGGCAGCGTACGCGGCTAGCAAGGGGGGCATTGTTGGACTCACCCTGCCGGTAGCGAGAGACTTGGCGGTGGTTGGGATTCGTGTGTGTACGATCGCGCCTG gcCTTTTCCGCACCCCACTCCTGGAAGCACTACCGGAGAAGGTCCAGACATTCCTCGCTAAGACCGTGCCATTCCCCCCCCGCCTCGGCCACCCCTCGGAGTACGCCCGGATGGTGGAGGCGATCGTGACCAACCCGATGATGAATGGGGAGGTGGTCAGGCTGGATGGTGCCCTCAGGATGCAGGCTTGA
- the LOC126988541 gene encoding serine protease inhibitor 42Dd-like, whose translation MAAKSLSSALSIVLLAVALVCGQGQQQSQQQGQQQGRQVNDINVCFPGEGELRFTTPDPAFPPTVEQFSYSLFRTLSAATGEKSAIMSPYSIWSVLSLAYFGSMGSTQREIETALNFANKTHALSNWRALRFFLEGGAGDAELGIANRGYFSMQLRLNRCLTSNIFDLRLVDFTKSEETRRQINKDVSDTTRGRIPELITFLPPQTRLALVNAIYFKGTWASLFDATLTRPQEFLVPPGRSSGVVQMMTRQDVMSAGEAAGLDSKMIELPYRNSSISMFLLLPNDPRAPISSMVARLNPTTFVGAVRELAAQPQIPVTLSMPKFTLTTRYEDELKSALFNMGVKSLFDPSRADLTGFATAPPLHVDTAIHQATVEVNEEGTVAAGATAFINTRFGPQKTLNLTFNRPFVFLIVDKRTRLPLFIGKVTSAADLEKAV comes from the exons ATGGCCGCCAAATCGCTGTCCTCCGCACTCTCCATTGTTCTCCTGGCTGTGGCTCTCGTGTGCGGCCAGGGTCAGCAGCAGAGTCAGCAGCAGGGTCAGCAGCAGGGTCGGCAAGTGAACGATATCAATGTCTGCTTCCCGGGTGAGGGCGAACTGAGATTCACGACCCCCGACCCAGCCTTCCCGCCCACAGTGGAGCAGTTCTCATATTCCCTCTTCAGAACG CTCTCGGCGGCCACAGGGGAGAAGAGTGCGATCATGTCCCCGTACAGCATCTGGAGTGTGTTGTCCCTCGCCTACTTCGGGTCCATGGGCTCCACGCAAAGGGAGATCGAGACCGCACTCAACTTTGCCAACAAGACCCACGCACTCTCGAATTGGCGGGCTCTTCGTTTCTT CTTGGAGGGTGGAGCTGGTGACGCGGAGCTCGGAATCGCCAACCGCGGATACTTCTCAATGCAACTTCGACTCAACCGATGCCTGACCAGCAACATATTCGACCTGCGCTTGGTTGATTTCACCAAGTCcgag GAAACCAGACGCCAAATCAACAAGGACGTTAGCGATACGACCCGCGGGCGCATTCCTGAACTCATCACCTTCCTGCCCCCTCAAACACGCCTCGCCCTGGTCAACGCCATCTACTTCAAAGGGACCTGGGCATCCTTGTTTGACGCCACCCTGACCCGACCCCAGGAGTTCCTAGTGCCCCCGGGGAGGTCATCCGGGGTCGTTCAGATGATGACCCGGCAGGATGTTATGTCGGCTG gGGAAGCCGCAGGTCTGGACTCCAAAATGATCGAACTCCCCTATCGCAATTCCAGTATATCCATGTTCCTGCTTCTCCCTAACGACCCCCGTGCTCCGATCTCCTCCATGGTTGCCCGCCTCAACCCAACAACCTTCGTGGGAGCTGTTCGTGAATTGGCCGCTCAACCGCAGATCCCAGTGACCCTCTCGATGCCCAAGTTCACGCTGACCACAAGATATGAAGATGAATTGAAatcc gcGCTGTTCAACATGGGGGTCAAGAGCCTGTTTGACCCCTCCCGCGCTGACCTGACCGGGTTCGCCACCGCTCCACCGCTCCACGTAGACACCGCCATCCACCAAGCCACAGTGGAGGTCAATGAAGAGGGCACGGTGGCTGCTGGAGCGACGG CCTTCATCAACACTCGCTTCGGGCCGCAGAAGACGCTGAACCTGACCTTCAATCGGCCCTTCGTTTTCCTCATTGTGGACAAGAGAACGCGCCTTCCCCTCTTCATCGGAAAGGTCACATCTGCTGCTGACCTGGAGAAGgcggtgtga